A stretch of the Psychroserpens sp. Hel_I_66 genome encodes the following:
- a CDS encoding TraB/GumN family protein, with amino-acid sequence MKKIIPSLLLSILGLFTVQGQELKNSLLWEISGNGLTQSSYLYGTIHMTCDATLSEKVKQALDDTTLLVLELDMDDPSMQMGMMKGLYMKDGKTINDLVSEEDYKILEKFTLENIGMPLKMMKTFKPFFITAMLYPKLLGCPVQSYEAELMKVAHEQEEEVLGLETIEEQMSVFDDIPYEDQAIDLLRSAKDSLEYDKATFEKMLTLYENQDIEGMGKMMEEDKNLSTTKHKDKMLDNRNINWISKIEAFSKSQPTFFGVGAGHLSGENGVINLLRKAGYSIKPVK; translated from the coding sequence ATGAAAAAAATAATACCATCACTTCTATTGTCTATTCTTGGGTTATTTACAGTACAAGGTCAAGAACTTAAAAATTCTTTACTCTGGGAAATATCTGGTAATGGATTAACCCAATCTTCATATTTATATGGGACTATTCATATGACCTGTGACGCTACCTTAAGCGAGAAAGTTAAACAGGCATTGGATGACACAACACTTCTCGTTTTAGAACTGGATATGGACGATCCATCTATGCAAATGGGCATGATGAAAGGTTTATACATGAAAGATGGTAAAACTATCAATGATCTTGTTAGTGAAGAAGACTATAAAATTCTTGAAAAATTTACTCTAGAGAACATTGGCATGCCTCTTAAAATGATGAAAACATTCAAGCCCTTTTTTATTACCGCTATGTTGTATCCAAAACTTTTGGGTTGTCCCGTACAATCATATGAAGCGGAATTAATGAAGGTTGCACACGAACAAGAAGAAGAGGTTTTAGGCTTAGAAACTATAGAAGAACAAATGAGTGTTTTTGATGACATCCCTTATGAAGATCAAGCTATTGATTTGTTGAGATCTGCTAAAGATTCTCTAGAATATGACAAAGCCACATTTGAAAAAATGTTAACCCTGTATGAGAATCAAGATATTGAAGGCATGGGAAAAATGATGGAAGAGGATAAAAATTTATCTACAACAAAGCACAAAGATAAAATGCTGGATAATAGAAACATAAATTGGATCTCTAAGATTGAAGCTTTCTCAAAATCACAACCTACTTTTTTTGGGGTTGGTGCTGGACATCTATCTGGAGAAAATGGTGTTATAAATTTATTGAGAAAAGCAGGTTATTCAATAAAACCTGTAAAATAA
- the deoC gene encoding deoxyribose-phosphate aldolase: MNINSYIDHTLLSSTATESDIIKHCNQAKKHKFYSVCINSCYVPLANQLLKDTDVKICAVVGFPFGANSTRAKVFESKQAIDDGAHEIDMVINLGFFKSKNYVEVFKDIKDVKSAIGKIPLKVILEISELSKNGIVKASEICTDANVDFIKTSTGFTKSGATLTAVKIIKKTVKNKCKIKASGGISDYETAKKYIEVGADRIGTSKGVVISENEYSNMEH; this comes from the coding sequence ATGAATATCAACTCATATATAGATCATACTCTGTTAAGCTCAACTGCAACTGAGAGCGATATTATTAAGCATTGCAATCAAGCAAAAAAACATAAATTTTATTCAGTGTGCATTAACAGTTGTTATGTGCCATTAGCCAATCAATTATTAAAAGACACTGATGTTAAAATTTGTGCTGTAGTAGGTTTTCCTTTTGGGGCTAATTCTACCAGAGCAAAAGTTTTTGAGTCCAAACAAGCTATAGACGATGGTGCCCACGAAATTGACATGGTCATCAACCTTGGTTTTTTTAAAAGCAAGAATTACGTAGAAGTTTTTAAAGACATTAAAGATGTCAAGAGCGCTATTGGCAAAATACCTTTAAAGGTTATTTTAGAAATTAGCGAGTTATCTAAAAACGGTATTGTAAAAGCTTCTGAAATTTGTACAGACGCCAATGTAGACTTCATTAAAACATCCACTGGTTTTACTAAAAGCGGAGCCACACTTACAGCGGTAAAAATTATAAAAAAGACCGTAAAAAATAAGTGCAAAATAAAAGCCTCTGGTGGTATTAGCGATTACGAAACTGCAAAAAAATATATAGAGGTTGGCGCAGATCGTATTGGGACTTCAAAAGGAGTAGTCATATCCGAAAATGAATATTCAAATATGGAACATTAA
- a CDS encoding SixA phosphatase family protein, with protein MKSVLSLAIVIILSFQSCAQDVKSNNDVKPSNEKTTYYFIRHAEKDRRNDSNRNPDLNKLGQKRAKKWAKYFKKINLDAVYATNYNRTQQTAQPTAEQKNLDVLDYDASTLYSEEFKNATKGKTVLIVGHSNTTPAFVNMILGDKKYEDIDDNDNSQLFIVTISEDKITDELKTVK; from the coding sequence ATGAAATCCGTTCTCTCCCTCGCAATAGTTATAATTCTTTCATTTCAATCTTGTGCTCAAGATGTCAAATCCAATAATGACGTTAAGCCCAGCAATGAAAAGACTACTTATTACTTCATTAGACATGCTGAAAAGGATAGAAGAAATGATTCCAATAGAAATCCAGATTTAAATAAACTAGGCCAAAAAAGAGCTAAGAAATGGGCTAAATACTTCAAAAAAATCAACCTCGATGCTGTTTATGCTACCAACTATAACCGTACACAACAAACCGCACAGCCCACTGCCGAACAAAAAAATCTAGATGTTTTAGATTACGACGCAAGCACTTTATATTCCGAAGAATTTAAAAACGCAACCAAAGGCAAAACAGTGCTAATTGTTGGTCACAGCAATACGACTCCAGCATTTGTAAACATGATTTTGGGAGATAAAAAGTACGAGGATATTGATGATAATGATAATAGCCAATTGTTTATTGTAACAATTTCCGAAGATAAGATTACAGATGAACTAAAAACGGTTAAATAG
- a CDS encoding DUF6503 family protein, which translates to MRYLFFIALSFFLLNCKNDVKQDVSEENETAQHIIDKSIEVSGGEVIYNSKIEFDFRDVNYKAIRNDGTFSLTRITVDGNTRIVDSLSNDGFDRKVNDEIIEIPDSMALKYSASVNSVHYFSMLPFGLNDEAVQKELLPPVTINDKDYQTIKVTFKEDGGGEDFEDVFFYWIDKKTNKLAYLAYSFAEEDGMGLRFREAFNERFVNGVRFVDYNNYKPMDKSIKLTDLPEYFNDDKLELLSKIELKNISVTPI; encoded by the coding sequence ATGAGATACCTATTCTTTATTGCTCTGTCCTTTTTCTTGCTGAATTGCAAAAACGATGTAAAACAAGATGTTTCCGAAGAAAATGAGACCGCACAACATATTATTGATAAGTCGATTGAGGTTTCTGGAGGAGAGGTTATATATAATTCTAAAATTGAATTTGATTTTAGGGATGTAAATTATAAAGCCATAAGAAACGATGGGACATTTTCTCTAACGAGAATTACTGTTGATGGTAATACCCGTATTGTAGACTCATTGTCAAATGATGGTTTTGATCGTAAGGTAAACGATGAGATCATTGAAATACCCGATTCTATGGCTTTAAAGTATTCAGCATCGGTTAATTCTGTCCACTATTTTTCGATGTTGCCCTTTGGATTAAATGATGAAGCGGTTCAAAAAGAACTATTACCACCTGTTACTATAAATGATAAAGACTACCAAACGATTAAAGTTACTTTTAAAGAAGATGGAGGTGGAGAGGATTTTGAGGATGTATTTTTTTACTGGATTGATAAGAAGACGAATAAATTAGCTTATCTGGCTTATTCTTTTGCAGAAGAAGATGGGATGGGATTGCGTTTTAGAGAAGCTTTTAATGAACGGTTTGTCAACGGAGTTCGGTTTGTGGATTATAATAATTACAAACCAATGGATAAGTCAATAAAGCTCACAGATCTACCAGAGTATTTTAATGATGATAAGTTAGAATTGTTATCTAAAATAGAGTTGAAAAATATAAGTGTAACGCCTATTTAA
- the smpB gene encoding SsrA-binding protein SmpB: MQKPVNIKNKKAKFEYEILDTYTAGIVLTGTEIKSIRDSKASIAEGFCEFNDRGELFVINMTIQEYVFGNYYNHKPKAERKLLLNRRELKKLEKEVNIKGNAIVPLRLFINDRGLAKLEIALGKGKKLYDKRDSIKDRDNKRNLDRIKKIYK, translated from the coding sequence ATGCAAAAACCAGTAAACATAAAGAATAAGAAAGCTAAGTTTGAGTACGAAATTCTCGATACTTATACAGCTGGCATTGTGCTTACAGGAACAGAAATCAAGTCTATTAGAGACAGTAAAGCCTCAATTGCTGAAGGTTTTTGCGAGTTTAATGATCGTGGAGAACTGTTTGTCATTAATATGACCATTCAAGAATATGTCTTTGGCAATTACTACAACCATAAACCAAAAGCAGAACGTAAACTTCTACTCAACAGAAGAGAACTTAAAAAACTTGAAAAGGAAGTCAATATTAAAGGTAATGCGATTGTACCATTGCGATTGTTTATCAACGACAGAGGTTTAGCCAAATTAGAGATCGCATTAGGAAAAGGTAAAAAATTATACGATAAACGGGACTCTATTAAAGACCGTGACAATAAGCGTAACCTGGATCGAATCAAAAAAATCTACAAATAA
- a CDS encoding DUF5686 and carboxypeptidase regulatory-like domain-containing protein, translating to MKTKLLATLTLLCTFLSFSQIKGTVTDDKNEPLPFVNIYIENTYTGTTSNEDGNYELNISETKDYTVVFQFLGYKTVKKRVEISSFPYILDATLVEEEVSLNEVVINSEENPANKIIRAAIAKRQENLEKINSYKADFYSRGLIRIKDAPEKILGTEIGDLGGGLDSTRSGVIYLSETVSKLEFLRPNKLKEKIIASKVSGDDNGFSFNNAIDVEFDLYENTIELGNQIISPIANNAFGYYRYKLEGVFYDDRGNLINKIKATPKRENDPVFDGFIYIVEDQWTIYAAELDITGTQARIPAVDKITITQNYSYSETDKIWAKISQNIDFKYGLFGIKGDGRFTAVYSNYEFNPGLTRKDFTREIVSFADEANKKDSIFWKATRPVPLTSEEITDYIKKDSIQIVKDSKVYKDSVDTVKNKFKFGDIIGGYTYRNTYENWSTGFTSPIQAISFNTVQGWNANVGVFYRKNYDDFERFLTIGGNLNYGFSDDRLRGTAYATYKFNNKSRPYLTVSGGVTTQQFNSSEPISKLLNTAFSMFSEQNFMKIYENSYAQASYSNELFNGFRINTSLGYQRRQALFNTTDQSWYPQENREYTSNNPLDETAYGIAPFDTHNIMKFSIDARINFAQNYLSYPDGKFNLPNSKYPTLNIGYEKGFASSVDDYNFDQVKIRVSQGFNIADKGSFDYNIKAGKFFNAEDIAFVDYQHFNGNQTQIGSGSYLNVFNNLPYYAASTNDSYLEMHAEHDFNGFLLGKVPLLKKLNFNLVVGAHALATPDNKPYQEYTVGLDNIGWGKFRFLRLDYVRSYQSGFQSDAILFGLKFF from the coding sequence ATGAAAACCAAACTACTCGCTACACTAACTCTTTTATGCACTTTTTTATCCTTTTCCCAAATTAAAGGGACTGTTACAGATGATAAAAATGAACCTTTACCATTCGTAAACATCTACATAGAAAACACCTATACTGGCACGACCAGTAACGAAGATGGAAATTACGAACTAAACATTTCAGAAACAAAGGACTATACAGTGGTTTTTCAGTTTTTAGGATACAAAACGGTAAAGAAAAGGGTTGAAATCTCATCATTTCCGTACATTTTAGATGCGACATTGGTTGAAGAAGAAGTATCTCTAAATGAGGTTGTTATTAATTCCGAAGAAAATCCAGCCAACAAAATAATTAGAGCAGCAATTGCCAAGCGTCAGGAAAATCTGGAAAAAATAAATAGCTATAAAGCAGATTTCTATTCTCGTGGATTGATTCGTATCAAAGACGCTCCAGAAAAAATTCTAGGTACCGAAATTGGCGATCTTGGTGGTGGTTTAGATTCTACTCGAAGTGGAGTGATCTACCTCTCTGAAACCGTCTCTAAACTCGAGTTCTTAAGACCTAACAAATTAAAGGAAAAGATCATAGCATCAAAAGTTAGTGGTGATGATAATGGTTTCAGTTTTAATAATGCCATTGATGTTGAGTTTGATTTGTACGAAAACACTATAGAACTTGGTAACCAAATAATTTCTCCTATAGCCAACAACGCTTTTGGCTATTATCGTTACAAACTGGAAGGTGTTTTTTATGACGACAGAGGTAACCTCATCAATAAGATTAAAGCCACTCCAAAACGAGAAAACGATCCTGTTTTTGATGGGTTTATTTATATTGTTGAAGACCAATGGACTATTTATGCTGCGGAATTAGACATCACGGGAACGCAGGCCAGAATACCAGCGGTAGATAAAATAACGATTACGCAAAATTATTCATATTCTGAAACTGATAAAATCTGGGCAAAAATCTCTCAAAATATCGATTTTAAATATGGTCTCTTCGGAATAAAGGGCGATGGTCGTTTTACCGCAGTGTACAGTAATTACGAATTCAATCCAGGTCTCACCCGAAAGGATTTTACAAGGGAAATTGTATCCTTTGCAGATGAAGCAAATAAGAAAGATTCCATTTTTTGGAAAGCAACAAGACCTGTTCCTCTTACTTCCGAAGAAATTACAGATTATATCAAAAAGGACAGTATTCAAATCGTGAAGGATTCTAAGGTTTATAAAGATTCTGTAGATACGGTCAAAAACAAATTTAAATTTGGTGATATTATTGGAGGTTATACGTATAGAAACACTTACGAAAATTGGAGTACCGGTTTCACCTCTCCCATTCAAGCCATAAGTTTTAATACCGTTCAAGGCTGGAATGCAAATGTTGGCGTGTTTTACAGAAAAAACTATGATGATTTTGAGCGTTTTTTAACCATTGGCGGAAATTTAAATTATGGATTTAGTGATGACCGTTTGAGAGGAACAGCCTACGCAACCTATAAATTCAATAATAAAAGCAGGCCTTATTTAACCGTTTCTGGTGGTGTAACGACACAACAATTTAATTCTAGCGAGCCTATCTCAAAACTTTTAAATACTGCCTTTTCAATGTTTTCTGAACAAAACTTCATGAAAATTTACGAAAACAGTTACGCACAAGCCTCGTACTCTAATGAGTTATTTAATGGGTTTAGAATTAATACAAGCTTAGGCTATCAAAGACGACAAGCATTATTCAACACGACAGATCAATCGTGGTATCCACAAGAAAATCGAGAATATACAAGCAATAATCCGTTAGATGAAACCGCTTATGGTATTGCGCCTTTTGACACTCACAACATCATGAAATTCTCGATAGATGCACGTATTAATTTTGCACAGAACTATTTAAGCTATCCTGATGGGAAGTTCAATCTTCCAAACAGTAAATACCCAACATTAAACATTGGTTACGAAAAAGGATTTGCATCATCTGTTGACGATTATAATTTTGACCAAGTTAAAATTCGTGTGTCGCAAGGTTTCAATATTGCAGATAAAGGGAGTTTTGATTACAACATAAAAGCGGGCAAATTCTTTAATGCAGAGGATATTGCGTTTGTAGATTACCAACATTTTAATGGCAATCAAACTCAAATTGGCTCTGGCTCTTACCTAAATGTATTCAATAATTTACCGTATTACGCAGCAAGTACGAATGACTCTTACTTAGAAATGCATGCAGAACATGATTTTAATGGTTTTCTCCTCGGAAAAGTGCCTTTATTAAAAAAGCTCAACTTTAATTTGGTAGTTGGGGCCCATGCATTGGCAACTCCAGACAACAAACCTTACCAAGAATATACGGTTGGTTTAGATAATATTGGTTGGGGGAAATTTAGATTTTTAAGATTGGATTATGTGCGCTCTTACCAAAGCGGATTTCAAAGTGATGCGATTTTGTTTGGATTGAAGTTTTTTTAA
- a CDS encoding T9SS type A sorting domain-containing protein: MKKITLLFTIITQLIVAQNYTEYATGNTTDIDTNHEFGICMMGGASENDNAMIWFLEKANGGDVVVLRASGSDGYNNYMYSQLGVSINSVTTFVFNNEAGAIDPYVLQKVENAEAIWFAGGDQYDYVSFFKDNAMEDALNTFINTKQGVIGGTSAGMAILGSAYFSAENGTVTNAQALSNPYDNRMTLGYNDFLDIPFLGNVITDTHYDDPDRRARHFTFLARYATDNPFSSSGIACNEYTSVCIDQFGEAHVYGDYPNYDEFAYFIFANCNNNTYWPETCVDGQPLTWDREGEAVKVYKIPGTQTGENYFNLTDYTNGSGGNWENWFVTNGSFSTSPSSNPFCSALSVTENETLEISVGPNPFSDVITITSQLNKFDVKLYDIFGKQIAQYNDQSHIETTNLATGLYFLQISSEGLQQTFKMIKD, from the coding sequence ATGAAAAAAATCACTCTCCTATTTACAATTATTACTCAATTAATAGTTGCTCAAAACTACACCGAATACGCAACAGGTAACACCACAGATATCGATACTAACCATGAATTTGGAATCTGTATGATGGGTGGAGCAAGTGAAAACGACAATGCCATGATATGGTTTTTAGAAAAAGCAAATGGAGGAGATGTTGTGGTTTTAAGGGCATCTGGAAGTGATGGCTATAATAATTATATGTATTCCCAATTGGGAGTAAGTATCAACTCGGTAACGACTTTTGTATTTAATAACGAAGCAGGAGCCATAGATCCTTACGTGCTTCAAAAAGTGGAAAATGCTGAAGCGATTTGGTTCGCTGGAGGTGATCAATACGATTATGTAAGTTTCTTTAAAGACAATGCAATGGAAGATGCGCTCAATACATTTATCAATACAAAACAAGGCGTTATTGGTGGGACGAGTGCTGGAATGGCAATTTTAGGAAGTGCTTACTTTTCTGCGGAAAATGGTACAGTCACAAACGCTCAGGCGCTATCAAATCCGTATGATAACCGTATGACTTTGGGATATAATGATTTTTTAGATATACCATTTTTAGGAAACGTAATTACAGATACACACTACGATGATCCAGATAGAAGAGCGAGGCATTTTACATTTTTAGCGCGTTACGCAACCGATAACCCATTTTCATCTTCTGGGATTGCTTGCAATGAATACACATCTGTTTGCATAGATCAATTTGGAGAAGCTCACGTGTATGGTGATTACCCAAACTATGATGAGTTTGCCTATTTTATTTTCGCAAATTGTAACAATAACACGTATTGGCCAGAGACCTGTGTTGACGGACAGCCTTTAACATGGGATAGAGAAGGAGAGGCGGTAAAAGTTTACAAAATTCCAGGTACGCAAACAGGAGAAAATTATTTTAACCTTACAGATTATACCAACGGTTCTGGAGGTAATTGGGAAAATTGGTTTGTAACAAATGGATCATTTTCTACAAGTCCGTCTTCGAATCCTTTTTGCAGTGCGTTGAGTGTTACTGAAAATGAAACTTTAGAGATTTCTGTAGGTCCAAATCCGTTTAGTGATGTGATTACCATAACATCTCAGCTAAATAAATTTGACGTTAAACTCTACGATATCTTCGGAAAGCAGATCGCCCAATATAACGACCAGTCTCACATAGAAACCACAAACTTAGCGACCGGATTGTATTTTTTACAAATTTCTTCGGAAGGTTTACAACAGACTTTCAAAATGATTAAAGATTGA
- a CDS encoding protein-L-isoaspartate(D-aspartate) O-methyltransferase, with the protein MKDTTKHQGLRQQLVKTLIKKGISDENVLDAIGKIPRHLFMDSGFLDHAYQDKAFPIAADQTISQPYTVAFQTELMQVKKGDTVLEIGTGSGYQTAVLCLLGAKVFSIERQNELYKKTSKFLPKLGYRAKKLIFGDGYIGLENEAPFDSIIVTAGAPFVPKPLLSQLKIGGRLVIPVGDDVQIMTLFIRKGTKDFEQHEFGEFRFVPLLEDKN; encoded by the coding sequence TTGAAAGATACAACCAAACATCAAGGCTTAAGACAACAACTCGTAAAAACGTTAATTAAGAAAGGAATTTCCGACGAAAACGTGTTGGATGCTATTGGTAAAATACCGAGGCATCTTTTTATGGATTCCGGTTTTTTAGACCACGCCTACCAAGATAAAGCATTCCCGATCGCAGCAGATCAAACCATATCACAACCTTATACAGTTGCGTTTCAAACGGAGTTAATGCAAGTAAAAAAAGGAGACACCGTTTTAGAAATTGGTACAGGCAGTGGTTATCAAACTGCTGTTTTATGTTTGCTTGGCGCCAAAGTGTTTAGTATTGAACGTCAAAACGAGCTCTATAAAAAGACGAGTAAGTTTTTGCCAAAATTAGGCTATCGCGCCAAAAAGCTCATTTTTGGAGATGGTTATATTGGTTTAGAGAACGAAGCGCCTTTTGATAGTATTATAGTCACCGCTGGAGCGCCTTTCGTGCCAAAGCCATTACTAAGTCAGTTAAAAATTGGAGGTCGTTTGGTCATTCCCGTGGGAGATGATGTGCAGATTATGACCTTATTTATTAGAAAAGGTACAAAAGATTTTGAACAGCATGAGTTTGGAGAGTTCAGATTTGTACCTTTATTGGAGGATAAAAATTAA
- a CDS encoding Gfo/Idh/MocA family protein encodes MLKAGVLGAGHLGKIHLRLLNQSQKYELVGFHDADEENAKKVVEEFGYKYFKSIDELIKAVDMVDIVTPTLSHYDCAKKAISYGKHIFIEKPITNTVEEAEHIRVLLAEHDIRGQVGHVERFNPAFIAVKDQIKNPMFIETHRLAEFNPRGTDVPVVLDLMIHDIDIILSVVDSKVKNVSASGVSVISDTPDIANARIEFKNGCVANLTASRISLKNMRKTRFFQKDAYISVDFLEKKCEVVKMKDAPKSPGDFDMILQNAEGIKKQIYFDNPEVPNNNAILDELETFADAINNNTTPIVTLHDGTEALRVATMIIDQF; translated from the coding sequence ATGCTAAAAGCTGGTGTACTTGGTGCTGGTCACTTAGGAAAAATTCATTTAAGACTTCTTAATCAATCTCAAAAATATGAACTCGTTGGGTTTCATGATGCAGATGAGGAAAACGCTAAAAAAGTTGTAGAAGAGTTTGGTTATAAATACTTTAAATCTATTGATGAGCTTATCAAAGCTGTTGATATGGTTGATATTGTAACCCCTACTTTATCACATTACGATTGTGCAAAAAAAGCTATTTCATATGGAAAACATATTTTTATTGAAAAGCCAATTACCAATACAGTTGAAGAAGCAGAACATATTAGAGTCTTACTGGCTGAGCACGATATTAGAGGACAAGTAGGCCATGTAGAGCGCTTTAATCCTGCTTTTATTGCTGTAAAGGATCAAATTAAAAACCCGATGTTTATTGAAACTCATCGTCTGGCAGAATTTAATCCGCGAGGTACAGACGTACCTGTAGTTCTAGATTTAATGATTCACGATATTGATATTATTTTGAGCGTCGTAGATTCTAAAGTTAAAAATGTTTCGGCAAGCGGTGTTTCTGTAATTAGTGACACTCCAGATATCGCTAATGCTAGAATAGAGTTTAAAAACGGGTGTGTCGCAAATCTTACTGCGAGTCGTATTTCACTTAAAAACATGAGAAAGACACGTTTTTTTCAAAAGGATGCCTATATCTCTGTCGATTTTCTGGAGAAAAAGTGTGAAGTTGTAAAAATGAAGGATGCTCCAAAATCCCCTGGAGATTTTGATATGATCCTGCAAAATGCAGAAGGCATCAAAAAACAAATATATTTTGACAATCCAGAAGTTCCCAACAACAATGCTATTTTAGATGAACTTGAAACTTTTGCAGATGCCATAAATAATAACACAACACCAATCGTAACTTTGCACGATGGCACAGAGGCATTGCGTGTTGCCACAATGATTATTGATCAGTTTTAG
- a CDS encoding 3-hydroxyacyl-CoA dehydrogenase family protein, with product MKNIAVIGAGTMGNGIAHTFAQSGFKVQLIDISEDSLKRGMDTIAKNLDRMVSKEKISEEDKQSTLNNITTFTNIASGVEHASLVVEAATENIDLKLKIFKQLDEACGDETILASNTSSISITQIAAVTSRPEQVIGMHFMNPVPIMKLVEIIRGYNTSDEVTNTIMELSKTLGKVPTEVNDYPGFVANRILMPMLNESIETLYNGVAGVEEIDTVMKLGMAHPMGPLQLADFIGLDICLSILNVMYDGFKNPKYAPCPLLINMVQAGKLGVKSGEGFYDYSESRKAEVVSKQFIK from the coding sequence ATGAAAAATATAGCAGTTATAGGAGCAGGAACAATGGGAAACGGAATTGCCCACACCTTTGCTCAATCTGGATTTAAAGTACAATTAATAGACATTAGTGAAGACTCATTAAAAAGAGGAATGGATACGATTGCCAAAAATTTGGACAGAATGGTATCTAAAGAGAAAATTTCCGAAGAAGACAAGCAGTCCACACTTAATAACATTACAACATTTACAAATATTGCTTCTGGTGTTGAACATGCAAGTCTTGTTGTTGAAGCTGCAACCGAAAATATAGATTTAAAACTGAAGATTTTTAAACAATTAGATGAAGCTTGTGGAGACGAAACCATTTTAGCATCCAATACATCATCAATTTCTATCACCCAAATTGCTGCTGTGACATCACGTCCAGAACAGGTTATTGGAATGCATTTTATGAATCCTGTTCCAATTATGAAATTGGTAGAGATCATTCGTGGATACAATACAAGTGACGAAGTCACCAATACCATCATGGAATTATCCAAGACGCTGGGCAAAGTACCAACAGAGGTTAATGATTATCCTGGTTTTGTTGCCAACCGTATTTTAATGCCAATGCTAAACGAATCTATAGAAACGTTGTACAATGGCGTTGCAGGTGTTGAAGAAATTGATACGGTGATGAAATTAGGGATGGCTCACCCTATGGGACCGTTGCAATTGGCAGATTTTATTGGTCTTGATATCTGTCTATCGATTTTGAATGTGATGTACGACGGATTCAAAAATCCAAAATACGCACCTTGTCCATTATTAATCAATATGGTACAAGCAGGAAAACTGGGGGTAAAATCTGGCGAAGGTTTTTATGATTATTCTGAAAGCAGAAAAGCTGAAGTTGTTTCAAAACAGTTTATAAAGTAA